The following proteins are co-located in the Vigna unguiculata cultivar IT97K-499-35 chromosome 9, ASM411807v1, whole genome shotgun sequence genome:
- the LOC114164648 gene encoding protein RKD4, whose protein sequence is MNFVSEHDFPNLEIIPQTFSSCFFSAQLCPTDKTTEVSLPPLEGFSGHDWTQQLPYSSKQLCLNEFPDLENLDLDFSLPPLGEDLEEVEQKPLNIVVVPEESHHCGREKGFGDALLAIENGSAICVKKEEVQNIQQMLVPRAGSNSKKKKKKKPCALEFEEIMKHFDVPINEAAKQMNVGLTMLKRRCRELNIMRWPHRKLKSLQLLIENVKELGLADEVSMLEKHKRLLEKLPGLELNAKAKKLRQACFKANYKRRRFMGMTLQA, encoded by the exons ATGAACTTTGTCTCCGAACATGATTTCCCCAATCTTGAAATCATTCCTCAGACTTTCAGCTCATGCTTTTTCTCTGCTCAACTATGCCCTACAGATAA AACGACGGAGGTTTCACTTCCACCATTAGAGGGTTTTTCCGGTCACGATTGGACACAGCAGTTGCCGTATTCAAGTAAGCAACTTTGCTTGAACGAGTTCCCAGATTTGGAAAACCTAGACCTCGATTTTAGCCTCCCACCCCTGGGTGAAGATTTGGAGGAGGTGGAGCAGAAGCCCTTGAACATTGTTGTTGTTCCCGAAGAAAGTCATCATTGCGGTCGCGAGAAGGGTTTTGGGGATGCTTTATTGGCGATTGAAAATGGGTCTGCGATTTGTGTGAAGAAAGAGGAGGTGCAGAATATTCAGCAGATGCTAGTGCCTCGTGCTGGTAGTAAcagtaagaagaagaagaagaagaagccatGTGCTCTGGAATTTGAGGAGATAATGAAGCATTTTGATGTTCCCATTAATGAAGCTGCTAAGCAAATGAATGTGGGGTTAACCATGTTGAAGAGAAGGTGCAGGGAGCTTAACATCATGAGGTGGCCCCATAGGAAACTCAAGAGCTTGCAATTACTCATCGAGAATGTTAAG GAATTGGGTTTGGCAGACGAGGTTTCCATGTTGGAGAAGCATAAAAGGTTGTTGGAAAAATTACCAGGTCTGGAATTAAATGCAAAAGCCAAGAAGCTGAGGCAAGCTTGTTTCAAAGCTAATTACAAGAGGAGAAGGTTTATGGGTATGACACTCCAAGCTTGA